A genomic window from Variovorax paradoxus includes:
- a CDS encoding condensin complex protein MksE, which produces MSKLASTLKSLLAGEFICPVAHPASYDMLIEEEHRAAAEAWVGQLGLRLVRLSEEGAFFLAPEVADAEARSAVRDSLRNVRATLSPVVPVLEAIRQAQGQDAHLQPGLTLWESELAERVRLTPALEQQVMELALSGLRLDASSNDRMSRMLEFLVKERYAVPVPNDSRGYKLTGKIEFLYAVLDVIAENTELISDASVVDQEQMRLPEAGKE; this is translated from the coding sequence ATGAGCAAGCTGGCAAGCACCCTTAAATCCCTGCTGGCGGGCGAGTTCATTTGCCCCGTCGCCCATCCGGCCAGCTACGACATGTTGATCGAGGAAGAGCACCGCGCGGCCGCCGAGGCCTGGGTGGGGCAGCTGGGCTTGCGCCTGGTGCGTCTGAGCGAGGAGGGCGCCTTCTTCCTGGCGCCCGAGGTGGCCGATGCCGAAGCGCGCTCGGCTGTCCGTGACTCGCTGCGCAATGTGCGCGCAACGCTCTCTCCAGTCGTTCCCGTGCTGGAGGCCATTCGGCAAGCCCAAGGACAGGACGCGCACCTGCAGCCGGGACTCACGCTCTGGGAGTCGGAGCTGGCCGAGCGCGTGCGTCTCACGCCGGCGCTCGAGCAGCAGGTGATGGAGCTGGCGCTGTCGGGCCTACGCCTGGACGCGAGCAGCAATGACCGGATGTCGCGCATGCTGGAGTTCCTGGTCAAGGAGCGCTATGCCGTTCCCGTGCCGAACGACAGCCGTGGCTACAAGCTCACCGGCAAGATCGAGTTCCTATACGCCGTGCTCGATGTGATCGCGGAGAACACTGAACTGATCAGCGACGCCTCGGTGGTGGACCAGGAGCAGATGCGCCTGCCGGAGGCTGGCAAGGAATGA
- a CDS encoding ATP-binding protein, which translates to MPHRLRKVFAVNIRNASTNAASQQIALLDLRAHTMAIGENGVGKSSFMRLIPLFYGASPERILRGTQKHHLIGYTLPGPSSAVAFEYERETEDDVRLAVMFAKPGAERPEFVIVEGGYKESYFVDENGDFVDRDRFKDRLEAMNIEVSPRFELHEYRSVILYEHRHTKEARSLRPWAARHSLGPSSLFGLDLIAVAMTSEKITFRDLQNLVLERLNDSAFEGARNSNARQLRKDRKDVDSWLANVKHAQEVLNDTARKKVIEEQAGKVGQIALDLGSLRAACDLSIDRRVATLDQLDLELGKLTVAMNDLEQSAAEGAATHARAVSESKTQLASATAAVEEIQGQDRHFTSIGVKSMVAEHALQGQYTHDKQVATTERNSLTERANDAQQALQVTLANLERDLQARKGQIQTLRETASRECEAQVAAVEEERNGVIAEFDSAPAAPRLIEIDDLIAQHRSDIGSHEALARVAEAPEEAQEHLAGAEASLAQANQVLSERKQHVERTRLEVRSGDGLQTQTLQALNQAEAQLADAAAHHEVLQAQLNPPAGSVLATLRAQPAALWTGVAKVLDPERLLRTDLTARFEDGAFRAAELTQQDGPDADESEEVDVGLLRLNVAPIELPQWATQDGARARIAASADNLESIRARHKEAHTAAKKAQADLDAARKALQTGEHELNRATTNQVDTAEAVDRAKKHVALELERVRKGHAEEAAKLRLAVSALTSEFNTLTKDEQARRGSVLRQFDERIGKLRAQRDEALAQLTVEAGAADTGDKEQRVKAQEAHDRALEGLGVDPAKVQVLNERIGALDAKLVAIAQNAHNVAAWRKFELELLPLKPEREARAQELRRRAEAAADEKTKFEKGLTEKRAALTTAEAKARSSRNANQEELDNLRRLRTQQLAPYRLQGPAHVGDDAYYTLSTTTKTRLDILGTATQRLESVTRDLCSRMRERQSSISQWLDGVQAAHNALVQQREQDGMGDAYLPHERAVDWGRAVCDWFEPLTHRQYHIALRHEMDGYFAAAESFVNHIANFESRVDELNRQFQRALDQATGFKRFNNLQIKISSSATSSPALKALREMRDVSLSRLSSHRTALAANPQLPSEEEVALVRSFRDQIPDTGTLSVDLDEHVRLAFELEEMGRPIKIDNDRSMQGLSSTGLTVLITMMFLLGFLGIVRGPRSPVGMTWVLDEVGRVSPSNMLQYLDALTHQNVTAVCAAPSIDPALGALFASAHLFEDDGSLVKSNADDEEIDLEAEETVQ; encoded by the coding sequence ATGCCCCATCGCCTTCGCAAAGTCTTCGCCGTCAACATTCGCAATGCGAGCACGAACGCTGCTTCGCAGCAGATCGCGCTGCTCGATCTCCGCGCCCACACGATGGCGATCGGCGAAAACGGCGTTGGCAAGTCCAGCTTCATGCGGCTGATTCCTCTCTTCTACGGGGCAAGCCCCGAGCGCATCTTGCGGGGCACCCAGAAGCACCACCTGATCGGCTACACACTGCCCGGCCCAAGCAGCGCAGTGGCGTTCGAATACGAGCGCGAGACCGAAGATGATGTGCGCCTGGCGGTCATGTTCGCCAAGCCAGGGGCCGAGCGGCCCGAGTTCGTGATCGTCGAGGGCGGCTACAAGGAGAGTTACTTCGTCGACGAGAACGGTGACTTCGTGGATCGCGACCGCTTCAAGGATCGCCTCGAGGCCATGAACATCGAGGTTTCGCCGCGGTTCGAGCTGCACGAGTACCGCAGCGTCATCCTCTACGAGCATCGCCACACGAAGGAGGCACGCAGCCTCCGCCCCTGGGCCGCTCGGCATTCTCTGGGCCCGTCCAGCCTGTTCGGCCTGGATCTGATTGCCGTGGCCATGACTTCCGAGAAGATCACGTTCCGCGACCTGCAGAATCTGGTGCTTGAGCGGCTGAACGACTCGGCCTTTGAGGGCGCCCGCAACTCCAACGCGCGGCAGCTACGCAAGGATCGCAAGGACGTCGACAGTTGGCTGGCCAACGTGAAGCATGCGCAGGAAGTGCTCAACGACACGGCGCGCAAGAAGGTCATCGAAGAGCAGGCCGGCAAGGTCGGGCAGATCGCCCTGGACCTGGGGTCGCTGCGCGCCGCCTGCGACCTGAGCATCGATCGCCGCGTCGCCACTCTTGATCAACTGGATCTCGAGCTCGGCAAGCTCACCGTCGCGATGAACGATCTAGAGCAATCCGCCGCCGAGGGCGCCGCAACGCACGCCAGGGCGGTCAGCGAGTCCAAAACCCAGCTCGCCAGCGCCACAGCCGCCGTGGAGGAGATCCAGGGACAAGATCGGCACTTCACTTCCATCGGCGTCAAGAGCATGGTGGCGGAGCACGCCCTGCAGGGCCAGTACACCCATGACAAGCAGGTGGCCACCACCGAGCGCAACAGCCTGACCGAGCGCGCGAACGATGCGCAGCAGGCCCTACAGGTGACGCTGGCCAACCTCGAAAGGGACCTTCAGGCCCGAAAAGGACAGATCCAGACCCTGCGTGAGACCGCCAGCCGTGAGTGCGAGGCACAGGTCGCCGCGGTGGAGGAGGAGCGGAACGGCGTGATTGCCGAGTTCGATTCGGCACCAGCGGCGCCCCGTCTGATCGAAATCGACGACTTAATTGCACAACATCGAAGCGACATCGGATCCCACGAGGCGCTAGCCCGCGTGGCCGAGGCGCCCGAGGAAGCCCAAGAGCACCTTGCCGGCGCCGAGGCGTCGCTGGCGCAGGCCAACCAGGTTCTGTCGGAGCGCAAACAGCATGTGGAGCGCACGCGCCTTGAGGTGAGGTCGGGCGACGGGCTACAGACACAGACCCTGCAGGCCCTGAACCAGGCGGAAGCTCAGTTAGCAGACGCGGCTGCGCACCACGAGGTCCTGCAGGCGCAACTCAACCCGCCGGCGGGCAGCGTCCTCGCCACGCTGCGCGCACAGCCGGCTGCGCTGTGGACCGGCGTGGCGAAGGTGCTCGATCCCGAGCGGCTGTTGCGCACCGACCTGACCGCGCGCTTCGAGGATGGCGCCTTCCGCGCCGCCGAGTTGACGCAGCAGGATGGGCCGGACGCCGACGAAAGCGAGGAAGTCGACGTCGGGCTTCTGCGGTTGAACGTAGCGCCGATCGAGTTGCCCCAGTGGGCGACGCAGGACGGTGCGCGTGCTCGCATCGCCGCGTCGGCCGACAACCTGGAAAGCATCCGAGCCCGGCACAAGGAGGCTCACACCGCGGCCAAGAAGGCGCAGGCCGATCTGGATGCCGCCCGCAAGGCGCTCCAGACTGGCGAGCACGAGCTCAATCGCGCTACGACGAATCAGGTCGACACAGCAGAGGCGGTGGATCGCGCGAAAAAGCACGTCGCACTCGAGCTGGAGCGCGTGCGCAAGGGCCACGCTGAGGAGGCAGCCAAGCTCCGCTTGGCCGTGTCAGCGCTCACCAGCGAATTCAACACGCTGACGAAGGACGAGCAGGCGCGCCGCGGCTCTGTGCTGCGCCAGTTCGACGAGCGGATCGGCAAGCTCAGGGCCCAGCGCGACGAGGCACTTGCGCAGCTCACCGTGGAGGCTGGCGCTGCGGACACCGGCGACAAGGAACAGCGTGTTAAGGCCCAGGAGGCACATGACCGGGCCCTGGAGGGCCTGGGCGTAGACCCGGCCAAAGTGCAGGTGCTGAACGAACGGATCGGAGCTCTGGACGCCAAGCTTGTGGCCATCGCGCAGAATGCACACAACGTCGCGGCCTGGCGCAAGTTCGAGCTGGAGCTGTTGCCGCTCAAGCCCGAGCGAGAAGCCCGGGCGCAGGAGCTTCGCCGGCGCGCCGAAGCCGCGGCCGACGAGAAGACCAAGTTCGAGAAGGGCTTGACGGAGAAGCGTGCGGCGCTCACGACCGCAGAGGCGAAGGCGCGCTCTTCCCGAAACGCCAACCAGGAGGAACTGGACAACCTTCGGCGCCTGCGTACACAGCAGCTCGCGCCGTACCGGCTGCAGGGGCCGGCGCACGTGGGGGACGACGCCTACTACACCCTCAGCACCACCACCAAGACCCGCCTGGACATACTCGGGACCGCGACCCAGCGTCTGGAAAGCGTCACGCGCGACTTGTGCTCGCGGATGCGCGAACGGCAGAGCTCGATCTCACAGTGGTTGGACGGCGTCCAGGCCGCCCACAACGCACTCGTGCAGCAGCGTGAGCAAGACGGCATGGGGGATGCCTACCTGCCACATGAGCGGGCGGTCGACTGGGGCCGGGCCGTCTGCGATTGGTTCGAGCCGCTCACGCACCGGCAGTACCACATTGCCCTGCGCCACGAGATGGACGGCTACTTCGCCGCGGCAGAGTCCTTCGTCAACCACATCGCCAACTTCGAGTCGCGGGTGGACGAGCTCAACCGACAGTTCCAGCGCGCACTGGACCAGGCGACCGGGTTCAAGCGGTTCAACAACCTGCAGATCAAGATCTCGTCGAGCGCCACCTCGAGTCCGGCGCTGAAGGCGCTGCGCGAGATGCGGGACGTGAGCCTCTCGCGCCTGAGCTCCCACCGCACGGCGCTTGCAGCAAATCCGCAGCTGCCCTCCGAAGAGGAAGTCGCCCTTGTTCGCTCCTTCCGCGACCAGATCCCCGACACCGGTACGCTGAGCGTCGACCTCGACGAGCACGTGCGCCTAGCATTCGAGCTCGAGGAGATGGGCAGACCCATCAAAATCGACAACGACCGGTCCATGCAGGGCCTGTCGTCCACGGGCTTGACGGTGCTGATCACCATGATGTTCCTGCTCGGGTTCCTGGGCATCGTTCGGGGGCCACGCTCGCCGGTGGGCATGACCTGGGTGCTCGACGAGGTGGGGCGCGTCAGCCCTAGCAACATGCTGCAGTACCTGGATGCGCTCACGCACCAGAACGTCACAGCCGTGTGCGCGGCGCCAAGCATCGACCCGGCGCTGGGAGCCCTCTTTGCCAGCGCGCATCTCTTTGAGGACGACGGCTCGCTCGTCAAGTCAAATGCTGACGACGAGGAGATCGACCTGGAAGCTGAGGAGACCGTGCAATGA
- a CDS encoding HNH endonuclease produces MSNINQTERARLAWAVLADVAKHRGTITYGGLGSRIGVHHRAIRYVLGPIQDYCMESRLPPLTILVVNGSGRPGTGFIAHDTNDLEGGLESVWNYPWSTIENPFDFAAEGISYDQLVTLLTNEPDTSGEIYQKVKSRGIQQILFRDAVRKAYSMRCAFYGVSFPDALDACHIVPWAYATPQQRMDVRNGLLLNPLHHRLFDKAYMTITADYKIVYYDPQSKDGAYTVTETALTVALHNMAMNAPRLQKHRPLAENITLHNKLVGWQFEKSTISR; encoded by the coding sequence ATGTCGAACATTAATCAAACCGAGCGCGCTCGGCTCGCATGGGCAGTTCTGGCCGACGTAGCCAAGCATCGCGGCACCATCACTTACGGAGGACTGGGGAGCCGCATCGGGGTTCACCATCGAGCCATTCGATATGTCCTGGGGCCGATACAAGACTATTGCATGGAGTCCAGACTACCTCCACTTACGATTCTCGTTGTCAATGGCTCAGGTAGACCCGGGACTGGATTCATTGCTCACGATACCAATGATCTTGAAGGTGGACTCGAATCGGTTTGGAACTACCCATGGTCAACGATCGAGAATCCTTTCGACTTTGCTGCTGAGGGCATCTCATACGATCAACTGGTCACGTTGCTCACAAACGAGCCGGACACTTCGGGCGAGATCTACCAAAAAGTGAAGTCTCGTGGCATCCAACAGATACTCTTCAGAGATGCGGTTAGAAAAGCATATTCGATGCGATGTGCGTTCTACGGTGTGTCATTTCCAGATGCGCTAGATGCATGCCACATCGTGCCTTGGGCATACGCAACGCCGCAACAACGAATGGATGTTCGCAACGGGCTCTTGTTGAATCCGCTGCACCACCGCCTATTTGATAAGGCATACATGACGATAACTGCGGACTATAAGATCGTTTACTACGATCCGCAGAGCAAAGACGGTGCTTACACTGTCACGGAAACCGCACTGACGGTTGCGCTGCACAACATGGCAATGAATGCTCCTCGACTTCAAAAACATCGCCCTCTCGCCGAAAACATCACTCTTCACAACAAGCTGGTCGGTTGGCAATTTGAGAAATCAACAATCTCGCGGTAG
- a CDS encoding HNH endonuclease: protein MKNPLEPKLEKLIWKLSRLKHAVVVTQNKNMPASGNFFATRGPHNIYHNGFWISRPPEADAVSAGVHFQKSPEDKPNLVWHGDWLEPEQEEGSRRWIFRLSQVCGPYETYRSFEDLFGVRAQPSFVYMRKRPSARLAAMESASDRVRTQLEALLHKLAKVPLTGDEITVLAKRRLGHGALRDAVHALFGSTCCLTGITTHSLLVCSHIKPWSACRPHEKVSHHNTLLLAANWDAAFDKRLISFSDDGIVIKSNAIQPCDAAHLGLDLALRLPAYLLTDERRQFLRHHRARLVQRE, encoded by the coding sequence ATGAAAAACCCACTAGAGCCGAAACTTGAGAAGCTCATCTGGAAGCTGTCCCGACTGAAGCACGCCGTTGTTGTTACTCAAAACAAGAACATGCCGGCGTCTGGGAACTTCTTCGCGACAAGAGGGCCGCACAACATTTACCACAACGGCTTCTGGATTTCTCGTCCTCCGGAGGCGGACGCGGTTTCAGCTGGCGTCCACTTTCAGAAATCACCCGAAGATAAGCCGAACCTGGTCTGGCATGGAGATTGGCTCGAACCAGAACAAGAAGAAGGCAGCCGGCGTTGGATATTTCGCCTTTCGCAAGTTTGCGGCCCATACGAGACCTACCGCTCATTCGAGGATCTGTTCGGCGTACGCGCCCAACCGTCCTTCGTGTACATGCGAAAACGACCCTCGGCAAGACTCGCAGCAATGGAAAGTGCGTCAGACCGAGTCCGCACCCAACTCGAGGCACTGCTCCACAAGCTAGCGAAAGTCCCTCTTACCGGTGACGAGATAACAGTACTCGCCAAGCGACGGCTCGGCCACGGTGCGCTGAGAGACGCCGTGCATGCGCTCTTTGGCAGCACGTGCTGCCTCACTGGCATCACCACCCACAGCCTCCTAGTCTGTTCTCACATCAAACCCTGGTCTGCATGCCGTCCGCACGAGAAGGTCTCACATCACAACACACTCCTACTGGCAGCAAACTGGGACGCCGCGTTCGACAAGCGCCTCATCAGCTTCAGTGACGATGGCATAGTCATCAAGTCCAACGCAATCCAACCTTGTGACGCCGCACACCTCGGCTTAGACCTCGCCCTCCGACTTCCAGCCTATCTCCTTACCGATGAGCGCCGCCAGTTTCTAAGGCACCACCGTGCTCGACTTGTCCAGCGCGAGTAG
- a CDS encoding class I SAM-dependent methyltransferase, whose protein sequence is MTTTSLTFDVKTDDYLIWQGQVVMSRSEHPYFCQLFECLAKDLRPTRVLEIGFGLGISADLIQHYLHPAEHHIVEVDTGIYADLVQFASAQTGVVPYLGDWRSTSLPAPFDLVFYDPFDYSSEPDDVVSEASLLRRLVGNEGALCHPHFGDGLPRSLPGFQTAILERFLVPEIEMADGTHCGHAAAVLCFSEK, encoded by the coding sequence ATGACGACCACTAGCTTGACCTTCGACGTCAAAACTGACGACTACCTTATATGGCAGGGACAGGTGGTGATGTCTCGTTCAGAGCACCCGTACTTTTGCCAGCTGTTCGAGTGTCTCGCAAAGGATTTGCGACCGACGCGCGTCCTGGAGATAGGGTTTGGTCTAGGAATCTCTGCGGATCTGATTCAACACTATCTTCACCCTGCCGAACACCATATCGTCGAGGTCGACACAGGGATCTATGCGGACCTTGTGCAGTTCGCTAGTGCACAAACGGGGGTCGTTCCGTACCTAGGTGACTGGCGCAGCACATCCCTGCCCGCCCCCTTCGACTTGGTGTTCTACGACCCCTTCGACTACTCATCTGAACCAGACGATGTGGTTAGTGAGGCGAGCTTGCTGCGACGGCTGGTAGGTAATGAGGGGGCGCTTTGCCATCCGCACTTCGGCGATGGTCTCCCGCGATCCCTACCAGGCTTTCAGACGGCGATCCTCGAGCGATTTTTGGTTCCAGAGATCGAGATGGCGGACGGGACGCATTGTGGTCACGCTGCAGCCGTGCTCTGCTTTTCAGAAAAATAG
- a CDS encoding glycosyltransferase family 2 protein, which produces MEIFSVIPCLNEEGCIAATCASLGFGDGLEPLGRLVLVDNGSSDGTAEVMLAIQKASPPGHVLITQELKRGYVSARRAGVAAVMTVARREQMPEEDVLVLQADADTIYLPGYTQTMVDAHYGNCGQLLEASAVTSREFNLEFPLFGQLCREVDNDMERWFAPEDRQVVVDDKVCAFLLEDYRAWGGHRDELDDRGELVLAETTRLFMRAKSSGNVWRDRVESAQALPSRRRLMTQAPGYFACSGFPRQAQWMEAWGAPGEAERFLRSPYGWPTLSRLVRSRQRHQLALFGLLPAVCGDEVNVPPRLAALAKVVRKTPAILSPGRLLGFVLKLADEEEGPLAELLCNG; this is translated from the coding sequence ATGGAGATATTCAGCGTTATCCCATGTCTGAACGAAGAGGGTTGCATCGCGGCGACATGCGCTTCGTTGGGATTTGGAGATGGGCTGGAGCCCCTTGGGCGATTGGTTCTCGTGGACAACGGCTCAAGCGACGGAACGGCGGAGGTGATGTTGGCGATCCAGAAAGCATCGCCACCTGGACATGTCTTAATCACCCAGGAGCTCAAGCGCGGCTATGTTTCCGCCAGACGGGCAGGCGTGGCCGCTGTTATGACCGTCGCTCGACGGGAACAGATGCCCGAAGAGGATGTACTGGTCCTTCAGGCCGATGCTGACACGATCTATCTGCCCGGCTACACACAGACCATGGTCGACGCTCATTACGGCAATTGCGGGCAGCTTTTGGAAGCGAGTGCCGTCACCAGCCGCGAATTCAATCTCGAATTTCCTTTGTTCGGCCAGCTCTGCCGTGAAGTCGACAATGACATGGAGCGCTGGTTCGCGCCAGAAGATAGACAAGTCGTAGTGGATGACAAGGTTTGCGCATTCTTGCTGGAGGACTATCGTGCGTGGGGTGGGCACCGGGATGAACTTGATGACCGAGGCGAATTGGTCTTGGCTGAGACGACACGGCTCTTCATGAGAGCCAAGAGCAGCGGCAATGTTTGGCGTGACAGGGTGGAAAGTGCCCAGGCTCTTCCATCGCGTAGGCGACTTATGACGCAGGCTCCCGGCTATTTCGCCTGCTCTGGATTTCCCCGACAGGCCCAATGGATGGAGGCCTGGGGTGCACCCGGCGAAGCAGAGCGCTTCCTGCGTTCACCATATGGCTGGCCAACGTTGAGCCGTCTTGTACGCTCGAGGCAAAGACACCAGCTTGCGCTCTTCGGACTGCTGCCTGCTGTCTGTGGCGATGAGGTCAATGTGCCACCTAGGCTCGCTGCATTGGCAAAAGTGGTTCGCAAAACGCCAGCCATCCTGTCGCCAGGGCGATTGCTGGGGTTTGTGCTCAAACTGGCCGACGAAGAAGAGGGGCCGCTCGCCGAACTCCTCTGCAACGGCTGA
- the yhhB gene encoding cyclophane-forming radical SAM/SPASM peptide maturase YhhB, with protein MAVSAGEVQLTSFLVKVASRCNLDCDYCYVYHHADQSWRSMPRLLSLENREAFASNLASYVQHAEIRRCVVVFHGGEPLLMGSSELVAFAAQLREAVGADVQLDIGMQTNGLLLTREAIDEFSSADIGISLSLDGPKEANDLHRTSRRGRSSFEQTYRALQLLRSAPDVFAGVIAVIDPRTPPRQLLEFFSEQQVPRLDFLLPDAHHLRPPPGRLEQPDVYERWLIDAFDIWFTEYSGLQVRTFEALLDAVAGMPSQTDAFGFGDVSLITVETDGTFHDLDVLKVVSQGATRLDGSVRDTPISDVAASTALAAHRALLKKEGLCASCRSCDVVDVCGGGSVPHRHGLNGFKNPTIYCKEMRALIRHVQARIADSLELGTPTAVSAHYSHDMGQFECAETSMEAVASLWANAISNQSIGLRRALHWLEGSSSDSGEPAAAKVLLDSPSTIDLLAQRPGAIAWSNAMLAIDAGRPVSAVDGSPLGRDAGYANWMLARLQESSEQSPEVHGDDAWLRRPFGNAIHFEGQEILPAAEPLLHEALEILHAWRPAVAQELRRICRAVQFIRDPAADPDKIVSFSDNAVPGALYVSVTQRAKLVDAYDLADSLLHEYRHQKLYLLERVAPVVESTSRKVVSPWRQDLRPPSGLFHAVFVFVELRRFWKHVRSLNVDRLNTRAENQLMDTDARLSEAFLTLAGCPLTATGRSLVAVLEAAAQE; from the coding sequence GTGGCTGTTTCAGCCGGCGAGGTTCAACTTACCTCGTTCCTCGTTAAGGTAGCGTCCAGGTGCAACCTGGACTGTGACTACTGCTACGTTTATCACCATGCGGATCAGAGTTGGCGGTCTATGCCTCGACTGCTTTCTCTCGAGAATCGTGAGGCGTTTGCCTCGAATTTGGCTTCATACGTCCAGCACGCTGAGATACGGCGCTGCGTCGTTGTTTTTCATGGCGGCGAGCCTCTGCTCATGGGCAGCAGCGAACTCGTGGCTTTTGCGGCTCAACTTCGGGAAGCGGTGGGTGCGGACGTTCAGTTGGACATTGGAATGCAGACCAATGGACTCCTGCTTACGCGAGAAGCGATAGATGAGTTCTCGAGCGCCGATATCGGCATTTCTTTGAGCCTGGATGGTCCGAAGGAGGCGAACGATCTGCATCGGACGTCTCGTCGCGGCCGGTCAAGCTTCGAGCAGACCTATCGAGCCTTACAGCTGTTGCGAAGCGCGCCGGACGTGTTCGCGGGCGTTATTGCGGTTATTGATCCTCGGACGCCACCACGTCAACTGCTGGAGTTCTTCAGCGAACAACAGGTGCCGCGGCTCGATTTCCTATTGCCGGACGCGCATCACCTGCGCCCGCCGCCGGGACGGCTTGAACAGCCAGATGTCTATGAGAGATGGCTCATCGACGCTTTTGATATCTGGTTCACTGAATACTCTGGTCTACAGGTTCGCACCTTCGAGGCGCTTCTCGATGCCGTGGCGGGAATGCCTTCGCAGACGGATGCGTTTGGTTTCGGCGATGTGAGCCTCATTACGGTCGAAACTGACGGCACCTTCCATGATCTGGACGTGCTCAAGGTTGTTTCGCAGGGCGCGACCCGACTTGACGGCAGTGTGAGAGATACGCCCATTTCAGATGTGGCAGCATCTACGGCCCTTGCGGCTCATCGTGCACTGCTGAAGAAAGAGGGCTTGTGCGCCAGCTGCCGTAGCTGTGACGTTGTAGATGTGTGTGGTGGCGGTTCCGTCCCGCACCGACATGGGCTAAACGGGTTCAAGAACCCGACGATTTATTGTAAGGAGATGCGCGCCCTGATTCGTCATGTGCAGGCGCGCATCGCCGACTCGCTCGAGCTGGGAACGCCCACCGCCGTCTCAGCCCACTACAGCCATGACATGGGGCAGTTCGAGTGCGCTGAGACTTCCATGGAGGCCGTTGCAAGTCTCTGGGCAAATGCGATATCAAACCAGTCCATAGGACTGCGACGAGCCCTGCATTGGCTCGAGGGCTCCAGTAGCGACTCCGGGGAGCCTGCGGCGGCAAAAGTGTTGCTTGATTCGCCGTCCACCATCGATCTCCTCGCACAGAGGCCTGGAGCGATCGCATGGAGCAATGCCATGCTGGCGATAGACGCCGGCCGCCCAGTGAGTGCTGTTGATGGAAGCCCGCTTGGCCGGGATGCGGGATATGCAAATTGGATGCTAGCCCGACTGCAAGAATCGTCTGAGCAATCGCCTGAGGTTCACGGGGACGATGCCTGGCTGCGCCGCCCCTTCGGCAACGCGATCCATTTTGAAGGGCAGGAAATCTTGCCAGCGGCCGAGCCGCTATTGCATGAAGCGCTTGAAATCCTCCATGCGTGGCGCCCGGCTGTCGCACAAGAGCTGAGAAGGATCTGCCGGGCTGTCCAGTTCATCAGAGATCCCGCTGCTGATCCCGACAAAATTGTGTCCTTCAGCGACAACGCGGTGCCTGGGGCCCTTTATGTCTCGGTAACGCAGCGAGCCAAGCTGGTGGATGCCTACGACCTAGCGGACTCCCTACTTCATGAGTACCGTCATCAGAAGCTTTATCTGCTGGAGCGAGTCGCGCCCGTGGTCGAATCGACAAGCCGCAAGGTTGTCTCGCCTTGGCGTCAAGACCTGCGGCCACCGTCTGGGCTGTTTCATGCTGTCTTCGTCTTTGTCGAGCTCCGCCGCTTCTGGAAGCACGTTCGTTCGCTGAACGTGGATCGGCTGAACACGCGTGCCGAGAATCAGCTGATGGATACGGACGCCCGTTTGAGCGAAGCGTTCCTTACGTTGGCCGGATGCCCTCTGACAGCTACTGGTCGTTCGCTAGTAGCTGTGTTAGAGGCCGCGGCACAGGAGTAG
- the yhhA gene encoding YhhA family cyclophane-containing RiPP (triceptide-type peptide natural product; maturases include a radical SAM/SPASM enzyme and a 2OG-Fe(II) oxygenase), with translation MVLNTMQQPQDEDLDQKSEVRDAIARGKHSNPALQRLQTRILKSTDVSEVITSYDRMHHRHNRS, from the coding sequence ATGGTTTTAAACACGATGCAGCAACCTCAAGATGAGGATCTTGATCAGAAGAGCGAGGTGCGTGACGCAATCGCGCGTGGCAAACACTCCAATCCCGCCTTGCAGCGCCTTCAAACACGGATCTTGAAGAGCACGGACGTTAGCGAAGTCATCACCAGCTACGACCGGATGCACCACCGTCACAACCGCTCGTAG